In Epinephelus lanceolatus isolate andai-2023 chromosome 16, ASM4190304v1, whole genome shotgun sequence, one DNA window encodes the following:
- the klhl38a gene encoding kelch-like protein 38: MALRPRDVFSFKDTELPSHLLAQLNILRQERILTDVLLCTEHQEIPCHRNVLVSSSPYFRAMFCSNFLESSQARVNLKGISSNVLSGIVDYVYTGCVTITMEIVLPLMQAASMLHYGSLFEACSMFLQEQLSPENCLSMIRLSEILHCESLRERAKEMAVRCFSDVAATEDFCELSLPELMCYLEDDRLCAEEEQVFETLLAWIHHDPFSRRGAIHDLFKKVRLRYIHPTYLFQFIANDPLVQSSTLCTEIIESVRRLMLTVSTKCSRELKPLWTTPRRYTCRETLVVVGGRKNNEQTSREALLYDERTHRWQWLAKLPLRLYKAAYVCIHSILYVLGGLSLCMTSGDSSVSATVYTLSLKTNQWRTAEPMLEPRYAHQSVSYLHFIFVLGGIGVDKKISQSVERYNSMFNQWEAMAPMPTAALHPAVAASDQKIYVFGGEDAMQNPVRLIQVYHISRNLWSRLETRTVKNVCAPAAVIEDKIYIIGGYTRRMIAYDTKANKFVKCENLKERRMHHSATVINNKLYVTGGRILNGHDVIEDSDCFECYDPKTDVWTSKGSLPYKLFDHGSLPLVCVSNRPNPP; this comes from the exons ATGGCCTTAAGACCACGAGACGTTTTCTCTTTCAAAGACACTGAACTGCCTTCCCACCTTCTTGCCCAGCTCAACATCCTTCGTCAGGAGCGTATCCTGACAGACGTCCTGCTCTGCACTGAGCACCAGGAGATCCCCTGCCACAGGAACGTCCTGGTGTCCAGCAGCCCGTACTTCCGCGCCATGTTCTGCAGCAATTTTCTGGAGAGCAGTCAGGCCCGAGTGAATCTGAAGGGAATCTCCTCAAATGTCCTCAGTGGCATCGTGGACTATGTCTACACAGGCTGTGTCACTATCACCATGGAGATAGTGCTCCCGCTCATGCAGGCAGCCTCCATGCTTCACTATGGAAGTCTCTTTGAGGCCTGCTCCATGTTCCTGCAGGAGCAGCTGAGTCCAGAAAACTGTCTGAGCATGATACGACTGTCTGAGATCCTTCACTGTGAGAGTTTGAGGGAGAGGGCGAAGGAGATGGCTGTGAGGTGTTTCTCTGATGTGGCCGCTACGGAAGACTTCTGTGAGTTGTCTCTACCTGAGCTAATGTGTTACCTAGAAGACGACCGACTTTGTGCTGAGGAGGAGCAAGTGTTTGAGACCCTCCTGGCATGGATCCACCATGACCCGTTCTCACGACGCGGTGCAATCCACGATCTCTTCAAGAAAGTCCGTCTTCGCTACATCCACCCGACTTACCTCTTCCAGTTCATTGCTAATGACCCACTGGTGCAGTCCTCCACCCTCTGTACTGAGATAATCGAGTCAGTGCGTCGCCTCATGCTTACAGTCAGCACCAAGTGTAGCCGAGAGCTCAAGCCGCTTTGGACAACGCCACGACGTTACACCTGCAGAGAAACACTGGTGGTGGTTGGAGGACGCAAAAACAATGAACAGACCTCACGAGAAGCCCTACTATATGATGAGAGAACTCATCGGTGGCAGTGGTTGGCCAAGCTTCCTCTGCGCCTCTACAAAGCTGCATATGTGTGTATTCATAGCATCCTCTATGTGCTCGGCGGGCTCAGCCTCTGCATGACATCAGGTGACAGTTCAGTCAGCGCCACAGTTTACACACTCTCCCTGAAGACCAACCAGTGGCGGACTGCTGAGCCCATGTTGGAGCCACGATACGCCCACCAAAGTGTGTCCTAtctgcactttatttttgtgttagGAGGCATTGGGGTGGACAAAAAGATCTCTCAGTCTGTAGAAAGATATAACAGCATGTTTAATCAATGGGAGGCCATGGCTCCAATGCCCACAGCAGCGCTGCACCCAGCTGTTGCAGCCAGCGATCAGAAGATCTATGTTTTCGGAGGGGAGGACGCCATGCAGAACCCAGTCAGGCTGATTCAG GTGTATCACATCTCTCGTAACTTGTGGTCAAGGCTAGAAACAAGGACGGTGAAAAATGTTTgtgctcctgctgctgtcatTGAAGACAAGATCTACATCATAGGAG GATACACCAGGCGAATGATTGCCTATGACACCAAAGCCAACAAATTCGTCAAGTGTGAGAACTTAAAGGAGCGGCGGATGCATCACAGTGCTACAGTGATCAACAACAAGCTCTATGTCACCGGTGGACGTATCCTCAACGGCCACGATGTCATCGAGGACTCAGACTGCTTCGAGTGTTACGACCCAAAGACAGACGTTTGGACCTCGAAAGGTTCTTTGCCGTACAAGCTGTTTGACCACGGCTCCCTGCCGCTGGTCTGTGTTTCCAACCGACCCAACCCACCGTGA